In Mangrovivirga cuniculi, the following proteins share a genomic window:
- a CDS encoding Hsp20/alpha crystallin family protein codes for MALLTYKPNVENSLDSVFRKLFDDLSEGVVDSKPNSFSPRTDIFETEKEFIMELAVPGMEKKDFKIDLDDDLLLISGERKREEKEGVKYYRNEQLFGVFEKSFKVTELIDKENIKASYEAGILRIALPKIEKKETKKVIDIK; via the coding sequence ATGGCATTATTAACATATAAACCGAACGTAGAAAATTCACTGGATAGTGTTTTCAGAAAATTATTCGATGACCTTTCAGAGGGTGTGGTTGATTCAAAACCGAACTCATTTTCTCCGAGAACAGATATTTTCGAAACTGAAAAAGAATTTATAATGGAGCTTGCTGTTCCCGGAATGGAAAAGAAGGATTTCAAAATTGACCTGGATGATGATTTGCTTTTAATCTCAGGAGAGCGAAAAAGAGAAGAGAAAGAAGGAGTTAAATACTATAGAAATGAGCAGCTTTTTGGGGTTTTTGAGAAGTCATTTAAAGTGACGGAGTTGATAGACAAAGAAAATATTAAGGCATCCTATGAAGCGGGAATTTTAAGAATAGCACTTCCTAAAATCGAAAAGAAGGAAACCAAAAAAGTGATTGATATTAAATAA